From Chloroflexota bacterium:
AGCGCCAAAACCACGGTTTGCAGCACCAGCAGCGCCTCGGGCGAGGACCAGACCCAGTAGATGGGCGCGATGAGGAAGTAGATGGGCTCGAAATGCATGGCCATCCGGTTGTCCGTGGCTAGGTCCAGGTCGACCCCCCGCCAGTTGGTGAAGGCCAGCGGCCGGCCGTGGGCCGTGTTCCACACCGCCTGATCCACGTTGCCCAGGTCGAAGGCGTTGGTCATGAAGGCGCGATGGCGCGTCACCGAGAGCCAGGTGAACAGCCCGGCGTACGCCAGGACCAACGCCCACACGGCGAGGGTATAGGGTAGGGTATGACGTAGCGGCGATCCATGAATCGCCGCTACGTCTTGGGTGATTCGTCGTTCGTCTCTCACGGCAGCTCGATGAATTTGACCCAATAGGTGTAGGGCATCTTCGCGATCTTCTCCATCAGCTCGTCGGGGACGGGCTCGTCCAGGCCGAGCACCATGATGGCCTTGCCGCGTGGCGTGCGGCGTCCCACGTGCATGAAGGCGATGTTGATGTCGTTTTCGCCCAGCAGAGTGCCCAGCCGCCCGATCACCCCCGGGCGATCCTGGTGCCGATCCAGCAGCAGGTAGCCCCGGGCCGGGAAGGCCACCCACAGATCGTCGATGGCGACGATGTAGGGCTCGTCTTGCAGCACCGTGCCGCGCAGGGTGAGCGTCGCCTCGCTCATCGCCAGTTGGAGCGTGAGCATGTTCTCGTATCGCTCGTGGTGATGGCGCTGCTTATGCTCGATCAGCGTCAACCCGCGCCGCTCGGCGATGACAGTCGCGTTGACCAGGTTGATCCGCTCATCGACCACGTCCTCCAGCAGGCCCTTGAGCGCGGCGGCGCACAGATAGGTCATGTCGTATTCCGCGATGGGCCCGTGAGCGGTGAGCTCGACCTGCTGGACGTTGGCGTGCTCGAACTGGGATGCGAAGCGCCCCATCCGTTCGGCCAGATCGATGTAGGGGGTCAGCGCATCCATCGCCTGCGGCGGTACGATGGGCACGTTCACCGCATTGCGCGCGATCTTCCCGTCCAGCACGGCCAGCACCTGCTCCGCCACGTCGACGGCGACCCGTTCCTGCGCCTCCGTGGTGGATCCGGCGATATGCGGGGTGAGCACCACGTTGGGATGGGTGCGCAGCGGATCGTCCGGCGCCAGCGGCTCGTGCTCGTAGACGTCCAGCGCGGCCCCCGCCACCTGGCCGGACTCCAGCGCCTCCAGCAGAGCGTCCTGATCGACGATCCCGCCGCGAGCGCAGTTCACGATGCGCACGCCACGCTTGCAGCGGGCCAGCGCCTCCCGGTTGAGCAGGCCACGCGTGCTGTCGGTGAGGGGCATGTGCAGGCTGATGAAGTCGGACTCGGCCAGCAGTCGATCGAGCGGGACCAGCTCCACGGCCAGGTTGGCCGCGTACTCCTCGCTGACGTAAGGATCGTAAGCGATCACCTTCATGCGCAGCCCGTGGGCGCGGCTGGCCACCAACGACCCGATGCGGCCCAGGCCCAGGATGCCGAGCACCTTGTCCTGGACCTCGACGCCGATGAACCGGCGCCGATCCCACTCGCCACGCCGCATGGAGGCATCCGCTTGCGGGATGTTGCGGGCCAGCGCCAATAGAAGCGCGATGGCGTGCTCGGCGGCGGCCACCACGTTGCCGGTGGGGGCGTTCACCACGATCACGCCCGCCTGTGTGGCCGCTTCCACGTCGATATTGTCAATCCCAACGCCCGCCCGGCCGATCACCTTCAATCGGGTGGCCGCGGCGATCATGTCCGCCGTCACGCGCACGCCGCTGCGCACGATGAGGGCGTCGTACTCCGGCAGGATAGCCAGAAGCTCTTCCGGCTTCAGCGGATACCGCTCATCCACGTCGGCTCGCTCGCGTAGCAGTTTCACACCTGCTGGGGACAGCGGGTCGGCGATCAGAATCCGGGGCCGATCGTTCGCCTCATCCCTCGTTTGCGCAGGAGATTCGTTCATGGTACGTAGCAACGTCTCCCTCCTTTCGCTTTTCCGGCCTTAACGCACGGTGATGGGTTGAGATAGGAGCACCCGATCGCCCTGGGGAGCGCCGTTCGCGTCCGTCACCGGCAGGCGAACCCCCGAG
This genomic window contains:
- a CDS encoding phosphoglycerate dehydrogenase, with protein sequence MNESPAQTRDEANDRPRILIADPLSPAGVKLLRERADVDERYPLKPEELLAILPEYDALIVRSGVRVTADMIAAATRLKVIGRAGVGIDNIDVEAATQAGVIVVNAPTGNVVAAAEHAIALLLALARNIPQADASMRRGEWDRRRFIGVEVQDKVLGILGLGRIGSLVASRAHGLRMKVIAYDPYVSEEYAANLAVELVPLDRLLAESDFISLHMPLTDSTRGLLNREALARCKRGVRIVNCARGGIVDQDALLEALESGQVAGAALDVYEHEPLAPDDPLRTHPNVVLTPHIAGSTTEAQERVAVDVAEQVLAVLDGKIARNAVNVPIVPPQAMDALTPYIDLAERMGRFASQFEHANVQQVELTAHGPIAEYDMTYLCAAALKGLLEDVVDERINLVNATVIAERRGLTLIEHKQRHHHERYENMLTLQLAMSEATLTLRGTVLQDEPYIVAIDDLWVAFPARGYLLLDRHQDRPGVIGRLGTLLGENDINIAFMHVGRRTPRGKAIMVLGLDEPVPDELMEKIAKMPYTYWVKFIELP